One window of the Candidatus Chryseobacterium colombiense genome contains the following:
- a CDS encoding NAD(P)-binding domain-containing protein, translating to MAKKKITSESSSSKKNKNDISVGVVGSGSFATAIVKMLVENCKVVHWCVRNEFVKGAIELRGHNPTYLTAVNFNLKNLKLTTDINELVSACDIVVLATPSIYLSDTMDKMSCEYTDKIFVSAIKGIIPKVNDVVAHYLRDEFKIGFRNQAVIAGPCHAEEVAMERLSYLTIATVEEETSEKLVSIFNSDFIKVHSSKDILGNEYSAILKNIFAIGAGIASGLGYGDNFTAVFVSNAIREMETFLEAIYEAPRDVNESAYLGDLLVTAYSLFSRNRNLGNLIGKGYTVKSAIQSMNMIAEGYYAADSIYKTSKEKGLKLPIVDTVYGILYEGKNAEKQFKKLTAKLN from the coding sequence ATGGCAAAAAAGAAAATAACATCAGAATCTTCGAGTTCCAAAAAGAATAAAAATGATATTTCTGTAGGCGTTGTAGGAAGCGGAAGTTTTGCAACGGCAATTGTAAAAATGCTTGTGGAAAACTGTAAAGTAGTGCATTGGTGTGTAAGAAATGAATTTGTGAAAGGAGCCATCGAACTTCGTGGACATAATCCGACTTACCTTACTGCGGTAAATTTTAACCTTAAAAATCTAAAGCTTACAACAGATATCAACGAATTGGTTTCTGCCTGTGATATCGTTGTTTTGGCAACACCGTCAATTTATCTTTCTGATACGATGGATAAAATGAGTTGTGAATACACAGATAAAATTTTCGTTTCGGCAATTAAAGGGATTATTCCTAAAGTAAATGACGTGGTAGCTCATTATTTGAGAGATGAATTTAAAATAGGTTTCAGGAATCAGGCTGTTATTGCAGGACCTTGTCACGCAGAAGAAGTGGCGATGGAAAGACTTTCATACCTTACCATTGCTACCGTAGAAGAGGAAACTTCAGAGAAGCTGGTAAGTATTTTTAATTCCGACTTTATTAAAGTTCATTCCAGTAAAGACATTTTAGGAAATGAGTATAGTGCAATTCTTAAAAATATTTTTGCGATAGGAGCTGGAATTGCGAGCGGATTAGGATATGGGGATAACTTTACGGCTGTTTTTGTTTCCAACGCTATCCGAGAAATGGAAACATTCCTGGAAGCAATTTATGAAGCACCAAGAGATGTAAACGAAAGTGCTTATTTAGGAGACTTATTGGTAACTGCTTATTCTTTATTCTCGAGAAACAGAAACTTAGGAAACCTTATAGGAAAAGGATATACGGTAAAATCTGCAATTCAATCCATGAATATGATAGCGGAAGGTTATTATGCAGCAGATTCTATATATAAAACTTCCAAAGAAAAAGGTTTAAAGCTTCCAATTGTTGATACGGTGTACGGAATTCTGTATGAAGGAAAAAATGCAGAAAAACAATTCAAAAAGCTGACAGCAAAACTAAATTAA
- a CDS encoding M23 family metallopeptidase: MKRFLSSKKNVNFVLGGLLLVVFAQGIFIAKLFSEKDNKKYEVNLVKINTERDSVDYLKMKTDLALVDQTVNELNSFLRSKDISNGKLTVLSKDSISNSIYLAKQANRYSQYLMDLQNKLMQVPLGMPTDGYISSNFGVRKNPIPFKTVYASVKPNIAAPVTASTPTPEVKAEPVEKIVEVNDSYGNKREIKVMVTPKAASTVAANSTSGKSLVATTSKTTAPEKNNPPAEADQMQFHKGLDIAVAFGSDVRAAAAGTVIFSGQKGGYGNCVIVSHGNGLATLYGHLSQLIAKVNDKVKVGEVIAKSGNSGRSTGPHLHYEVHKNNTPVNPKLFMNL, encoded by the coding sequence ATGAAGAGATTTCTAAGCAGCAAGAAGAACGTAAACTTCGTCTTAGGCGGACTTTTACTAGTAGTTTTTGCACAAGGTATATTCATTGCAAAATTATTTTCTGAAAAGGACAATAAAAAATATGAAGTAAATCTTGTAAAAATAAACACTGAAAGAGACAGTGTAGATTATCTGAAAATGAAAACTGATCTTGCATTAGTAGATCAAACCGTAAACGAGCTGAATTCCTTTTTAAGATCTAAGGATATCAGCAACGGAAAACTGACCGTTCTGAGTAAGGACAGCATTTCCAACTCTATTTACCTTGCCAAACAGGCTAACCGATACAGCCAGTATCTGATGGATCTTCAAAATAAGCTGATGCAGGTTCCTCTGGGAATGCCTACAGATGGATATATTTCGTCCAATTTTGGTGTCAGAAAAAATCCTATTCCCTTTAAAACTGTGTATGCATCTGTAAAACCTAATATTGCTGCTCCTGTTACCGCTTCTACTCCTACTCCCGAAGTCAAAGCAGAACCTGTAGAAAAAATCGTTGAGGTAAACGACAGCTATGGAAATAAAAGAGAGATAAAAGTAATGGTTACTCCTAAAGCAGCATCTACTGTTGCTGCCAACTCAACTTCTGGAAAATCTCTTGTTGCAACAACTTCTAAAACAACGGCTCCTGAAAAAAATAATCCTCCCGCTGAAGCAGATCAAATGCAGTTTCATAAGGGACTGGATATTGCCGTAGCATTTGGCTCTGACGTAAGAGCTGCCGCTGCAGGAACTGTAATTTTCTCAGGTCAGAAAGGCGGTTACGGAAATTGCGTGATTGTATCACACGGAAATGGCTTGGCTACGCTTTATGGACATCTTTCTCAGCTTATTGCTAAGGTGAATGATAAAGTAAAAGTAGGAGAAGTCATCGCGAAGTCTGGGAATTCGGGACGCTCTACAGGACCGCATCTTCATTACGAAGTACACAAAAATAATACTCCGGTCAATCCTAAATTGTTTATGAATTTATAA
- a CDS encoding T9SS type A sorting domain-containing protein: protein MKKLYLSAYLLCTFLSVSAQEVLWQKDIKSSTQDFLSQVTPTVDLQYLITGSSIQSKKLSTENKQNNGYDFHLVKLNQQGEAVWEKYFAGKNHDYLSASLSTQDGGFLLAGTSYSGKGLDKKDDSKGGSDIWLIRINEFGDELWQKTIGSTSDEEARAVIQTTDLGFFVAGNVQNSPQGYGSKDVLIVKLDKNGKEVSQLILGGKGLDEVEKMIPTRDGGVLLGMYSRSNQGGSKKTENYGEGDYWIIKLNKDGKVEWEKNYGGTGDDHLRTMAMTTSGFIIGGESRSERSGNKTVGVEEGTDLWLISLNERGEEIWQKSYNFKNRDVLMGMHIILGHNEREKNKDLTKGILLGGYTQAEGRIETDDETFWMLYVDENGNEQWRKHVKGESRKKEERLADIKLNRDGSIILAGTSAEELGKENWKIVKLGDQQVDQLIEKQDIKIYPNPVSDYAYVEIGFDFKEADITMYDMSGRQLQQIKTKNKVTKINTQPLIQGAYLITIKTDTNKTANAKLIKK, encoded by the coding sequence ATGAAAAAACTCTATCTGAGTGCATACCTCCTATGCACGTTTTTGAGCGTTTCCGCTCAGGAAGTCCTATGGCAGAAAGACATCAAATCCTCGACTCAGGATTTTCTAAGCCAGGTAACTCCGACCGTAGATCTTCAGTATCTAATTACAGGAAGTTCCATTCAGTCAAAAAAACTCTCTACAGAAAACAAACAAAATAACGGCTACGATTTTCATTTGGTGAAGCTTAACCAACAAGGTGAAGCGGTCTGGGAGAAATATTTTGCAGGAAAGAATCATGATTACCTTTCTGCCTCCTTATCCACTCAAGACGGAGGTTTTTTGTTAGCAGGAACCTCTTACTCAGGAAAAGGACTCGATAAAAAAGACGATTCCAAAGGAGGCTCCGATATCTGGCTCATCAGAATCAATGAATTCGGCGATGAATTATGGCAGAAAACCATAGGCAGTACTTCCGATGAAGAAGCCAGAGCCGTCATTCAAACGACCGACTTAGGATTCTTTGTAGCAGGAAATGTTCAGAACTCACCCCAAGGCTATGGTTCTAAAGATGTTCTCATTGTCAAACTCGATAAAAATGGCAAAGAAGTCTCTCAACTTATTCTAGGCGGAAAAGGCTTAGACGAAGTAGAGAAAATGATTCCTACCAGAGATGGTGGTGTTTTACTCGGAATGTATTCCAGAAGCAATCAAGGAGGATCTAAGAAAACCGAAAACTATGGAGAAGGCGATTATTGGATCATTAAACTCAATAAAGACGGAAAAGTAGAATGGGAAAAGAACTATGGGGGAACAGGAGACGATCACCTGAGAACCATGGCAATGACTACCTCAGGCTTTATCATCGGAGGCGAAAGCCGTTCCGAGAGATCAGGCAATAAAACCGTAGGTGTAGAAGAAGGTACCGATCTTTGGCTCATCTCCTTAAATGAAAGAGGCGAAGAGATCTGGCAGAAATCCTACAACTTTAAAAACAGAGATGTTCTCATGGGAATGCATATCATCTTAGGCCACAATGAAAGAGAAAAAAATAAAGATTTAACCAAAGGAATACTACTCGGAGGCTATACCCAGGCAGAAGGCAGAATAGAAACCGATGATGAAACCTTCTGGATGCTGTATGTAGATGAGAACGGGAATGAACAGTGGCGAAAACATGTGAAAGGAGAATCCAGAAAAAAAGAAGAGAGATTAGCAGATATTAAACTAAACAGGGACGGCTCCATTATTCTCGCAGGAACCAGTGCAGAAGAACTGGGCAAGGAGAACTGGAAGATTGTAAAGCTTGGAGATCAGCAGGTAGATCAATTAATAGAAAAACAAGATATCAAGATCTATCCTAATCCTGTATCCGATTATGCCTATGTAGAAATTGGCTTTGATTTTAAGGAAGCGGACATTACGATGTATGATATGTCAGGAAGACAGCTTCAACAAATCAAAACCAAGAACAAGGTCACCAAGATCAATACCCAGCCTTTAATACAGGGAGCTTACCTGATCACTATAAAAACAGATACCAACAAAACTGCTAATGCAAAATTGATTAAGAAATAA
- the mqo gene encoding malate dehydrogenase (quinone), translated as MSQSLISRTPKPKYDVVLIGGGIMSATLATLLHEFDPNLEIAIFERLGRFAKESTAAWNNAGTGHSAFCELNYTPEKEDGSIDISKAESIAEQFEISKQFWSYLVNKGYIKDPKDFINSCPHMSLVFGEKDAEYLRKRHEKLSESVLFHGMEFSTDHNKLREWIPLVMSKRNGSEVLAATKMDLGTDVNFGTLTRKMGRHLLEDSNVEVFLYHEVKDIDPRNDGKWEMKVKDRIHSHKQEIVADFVFIGAGGYALPLLDSSDIKESEGYGGFPVSGQWLVSHNQELVKKHQAKVYTQATVDAPPMSVPHLDLRIIDGEKALLFGPFAGFSTKFLKEGSYLDLPESVNTKNLRSLFGAWWHNIPLTKYLIQQVAMTKAQRMQHLREFIKDAKEEDWELKVAGQRVQVIKKDEKEGGKLEFGTEVVVNKAGTIASLLGASPGASTAVYAMLKVLEKCFPEKLEGEWKEKLLEMIPSYGQKLAEHPELTEKVRSYSKEKLELEY; from the coding sequence ATGTCACAATCACTTATTAGCAGAACACCGAAACCCAAATATGACGTTGTACTGATAGGTGGCGGAATTATGAGTGCCACTTTAGCAACATTACTTCACGAATTTGATCCCAATCTTGAAATTGCAATTTTTGAAAGATTAGGCAGATTTGCAAAAGAAAGTACTGCAGCATGGAACAATGCAGGAACAGGACATTCTGCTTTTTGTGAGCTTAATTATACTCCCGAAAAAGAAGACGGCTCAATAGATATTTCAAAGGCTGAAAGTATTGCGGAGCAGTTTGAAATTTCAAAACAGTTTTGGTCATATTTAGTAAATAAAGGATATATTAAAGATCCTAAAGATTTTATCAATTCTTGTCCGCACATGAGCCTTGTATTTGGTGAAAAAGATGCCGAATATCTCAGAAAACGGCATGAGAAACTTTCAGAATCAGTTTTATTTCATGGAATGGAATTTTCCACCGATCATAATAAACTAAGAGAATGGATTCCTTTAGTGATGAGCAAAAGAAATGGATCTGAAGTATTGGCGGCTACCAAAATGGATCTGGGTACTGATGTGAATTTCGGAACCCTGACAAGAAAAATGGGAAGACACTTATTGGAAGATTCCAATGTTGAAGTATTCTTATACCATGAGGTGAAAGATATTGATCCGAGAAATGACGGAAAATGGGAAATGAAGGTCAAGGATAGAATTCATAGTCACAAACAGGAGATTGTTGCCGATTTTGTATTTATCGGAGCAGGTGGATATGCTTTACCATTACTTGACAGTTCAGATATTAAAGAAAGCGAAGGATATGGAGGTTTCCCTGTTTCCGGGCAATGGCTGGTTTCTCATAATCAGGAACTGGTAAAAAAACACCAGGCAAAAGTCTATACTCAGGCAACTGTAGATGCACCGCCAATGTCAGTTCCCCATTTGGATTTAAGAATTATTGATGGAGAAAAAGCGCTTCTTTTTGGTCCTTTTGCCGGATTTTCCACCAAATTTTTGAAAGAAGGAAGCTATCTTGATTTGCCTGAAAGCGTAAATACAAAGAATTTAAGATCTCTGTTCGGAGCTTGGTGGCATAATATTCCTTTAACGAAATACCTGATTCAACAGGTGGCAATGACAAAGGCGCAAAGAATGCAGCATTTGAGAGAATTTATAAAAGACGCCAAAGAAGAAGATTGGGAATTGAAAGTGGCCGGACAAAGAGTTCAGGTCATTAAAAAAGATGAAAAAGAAGGCGGTAAACTGGAATTTGGGACAGAAGTTGTCGTTAACAAGGCCGGAACTATTGCTTCATTATTAGGAGCTTCACCGGGAGCTTCTACGGCAGTATATGCCATGCTGAAAGTTCTTGAAAAATGTTTCCCTGAAAAGCTGGAAGGAGAGTGGAAAGAAAAGTTATTGGAAATGATTCCGTCTTATGGACAAAAGCTAGCTGAACATCCTGAGCTTACAGAAAAAGTAAGAAGCTATTCTAAAGAGAAACTTGAATTAGAATATTAA